Proteins encoded within one genomic window of Fusobacterium sp.:
- the phnX gene encoding phosphonoacetaldehyde hydrolase, whose product MKKINLVIFDWAGTTVDYGCFAPVQVFLEIFKEKGIEVTLEEARGPMGMLKIDHIKAMLSIDRITALWKNKYNREWNDSDINELYKNFENKLFKILADYTEPVPNCISTINTLRDRGLKIGSTTGYTQEMMDIIIPGAESKGYKPNYYTTPNAVPAGRPAPYMIYQNMLVLEEEDTDCVIKIGDTISDIKEGRNAKVWTVGILKGSSELGLSLEEVNSLSKNELKEKMEKTASKMLSAGAHFVAEDISKIPLIIDIINNKLINGERA is encoded by the coding sequence ATGAAAAAAATAAATTTAGTAATTTTTGATTGGGCTGGCACAACTGTTGACTATGGATGCTTTGCACCTGTACAGGTTTTCCTTGAAATATTTAAAGAAAAAGGAATAGAGGTAACTCTTGAAGAAGCAAGAGGTCCTATGGGAATGTTAAAAATAGATCATATCAAAGCTATGCTGTCAATTGATAGAATAACTGCTCTATGGAAAAATAAATATAACAGAGAATGGAATGATAGTGATATCAATGAATTATATAAAAATTTTGAAAATAAACTTTTTAAAATCCTTGCTGATTATACTGAACCTGTTCCAAATTGTATATCTACAATAAATACTTTAAGAGACAGAGGATTAAAAATAGGTTCTACTACAGGTTATACTCAGGAAATGATGGATATTATTATCCCTGGTGCTGAAAGTAAAGGATATAAACCTAATTATTATACAACTCCTAATGCTGTTCCTGCTGGAAGACCTGCTCCATATATGATATATCAAAATATGCTTGTTCTTGAAGAGGAAGATACAGATTGTGTTATAAAAATCGGAGATACTATTTCAGATATTAAAGAAGGAAGAAATGCAAAAGTGTGGACTGTTGGGATATTGAAGGGAAGCAGTGAATTAGGTTTATCCCTAGAAGAAGTTAATTCTCTTTCAAAAAATGAACTAAAAGAAAAAATGGAGAAAACTGCTTCAAAAATGCTTTCTGCTGGAGCTCATTTTGTTGCAGAAGATATCTCAAAAATTCCCTTAATAATAGATATCATTAATAATAAATTGATAAATGGTGAGAGAGCCTAA